In Salinisphaera sp. T31B1, the following are encoded in one genomic region:
- a CDS encoding DedA family protein: MVETLQHLIAQYGYFAVAIGCFLEGETSILLGIFAAHRGILEPEGVFIAAVCGTMIGDNICFHVGRYMGRPALDKRPSWRPKVARVERLMDRHGAPVMIGFRFLYGLRYVTPFVFGSLGISPLRFFLLDAIGTLLWAGTITLIGVYLASAVQRALGHIQSVEQGLVIVVVLAALLGYGVYWLRRRRRRAQSTDIDRG, translated from the coding sequence ATGGTCGAGACACTGCAGCATCTGATTGCCCAGTACGGCTATTTCGCGGTCGCGATCGGCTGTTTTCTGGAAGGCGAGACGTCGATCCTGCTGGGCATTTTCGCTGCACATCGCGGCATTCTGGAACCCGAAGGCGTCTTCATCGCCGCCGTATGCGGCACGATGATCGGCGACAACATCTGTTTTCATGTCGGTCGCTACATGGGCCGGCCGGCGTTGGACAAGCGCCCCTCCTGGCGACCGAAGGTCGCGCGCGTGGAGCGTCTGATGGACCGTCATGGCGCACCGGTGATGATCGGTTTCCGGTTCCTCTACGGCCTGCGCTATGTCACCCCGTTCGTGTTCGGGTCATTGGGCATCTCGCCGCTGCGCTTTTTCCTGCTGGACGCGATCGGCACCCTGCTGTGGGCCGGCACGATCACACTGATCGGCGTGTACCTGGCGAGCGCCGTGCAGCGCGCGCTTGGCCATATACAGAGCGTCGAGCAGGGACTGGTGATCGTCGTCGTGTTGGCCGCGCTGCTGGGCTACGGCGTGTACTGGCTGCGCCGTCGCCGCCGGCGAGCGCAATCCACCGACATCGACCGCGGCTGA
- a CDS encoding translocation/assembly module TamB domain-containing protein, translating to MSKQPDNSEPRATPAQQPEGGKHTTRRKRSRIWRIVKWSLLVLLLLVLVLLGLIGWVATTRSGLDFAWSQIGPRLPAGIEVASVEGRLIGPLAVRGVKVETDTMDLSVNAVDLDWTASELLSRTVHVKNLDVRGVDYTVTKVVEPAPKPEPSEPFSLPDAIDLPVVVQIDRVALDDISAITAPEAEPFVVDTARLVNARLDGEDWKIESLTGHGPMFDIDAGARLDPRGRYATNLNLNAALRLPDLAPIKADAEIKGDLSDLGIQANVQAPYNLALKAQLKNALDKPTIDATVKLDDTRIQNIRQDLPVAAITTTVDAKGSVDDLAVTLAADADSADYGKATVDALIHYTPAAVIVDRLSLTSPDMPGSLAAKGQVALAQGNAMDLTVDWSKLQWPLKGDPAYRSAKGQVRLTGEMTDYKLATELAWQVVGQTEGQLSLDGSGTMEAFDLANLSISGGPGDISGQAQVRWAPALDVTAHLEGSHINPGAIVADVPGDFSLLADVRARQDGDTLTADVDKLTANGRLRGQPLRLNAKAQYLGDHVQVDDFTLVSGATTAKIGGRFGWTPDAALDGRWDIDSTDLSTAWPTLAGRLTTRGTVKGRVSAPNVNATLDANDIAFEQNKVSRASLDAKVDWSGNTRSNVDLKIAGVEAAGQAIDDVALTMNGTPSAHAITASLDSDIAKADLALDGGLNKQSMNWRFTLNRLTAAYEKLAPLTLAAPASGRVSASAQSIDNACLTSGGSRVCLRGSHDDRASVAHVELDEFAYDYAKPFFPENLDIAGAISGTIDARLPAAGNPVVNAALTTSAGYVDMTQPDESVVRVVSMEPGRIALSMNDAGLDGSVNLPLAETGGLQADVRVGGGAEPLTERALSGQVKLDVTSLAVLEKLSPEVDEINGGIQGDLRLDGTLARPNVLGNLALDASRIVLVTPGLVLSKVRVAATGRGDTIDIDAAATSGGGQLTANGAIALNDNGQDVDLTIQGERFQVVNIPDAVAYVSPDLKVAVTPDRIDVGGSVTIPEAAITPRDLPASGVTTVSSDQVVVEPNGSEPASEAVSRAIHADVKVILGDKVRIDGFGLTANLTGDLRVVQQPGEAPTGSGEIQIVDGAYRAYGQSLDIQEGRILFAGGPVSSPGLDIKAARYPNEDVTVGVQVRGPISQPTLTLFSDPGMSQSQQLSWLLLGRPLDGANSQQASLVARAALALGSSRGNRILNDVGDRLGVDEIGIGAGAGEGSDQAAFTVGKYLSPKLYVSYGIGLFEPVSTLSMRYTLSSRWRLETSSSGVATGGDIIYSIDR from the coding sequence TTGAGTAAACAGCCGGACAACTCCGAGCCACGCGCCACGCCGGCCCAACAGCCCGAGGGCGGTAAACACACGACTCGGCGCAAGCGTTCGCGCATCTGGCGTATCGTCAAATGGAGCCTGCTGGTCCTGCTCCTGCTTGTCCTGGTCCTGCTCGGCCTGATCGGCTGGGTCGCCACGACGCGCAGCGGCCTGGATTTCGCCTGGAGCCAGATCGGGCCGCGGCTGCCGGCGGGTATCGAGGTCGCCAGTGTCGAGGGCCGCCTGATCGGGCCGCTGGCAGTGCGGGGCGTCAAGGTTGAAACCGATACGATGGATCTGTCGGTGAATGCCGTGGACCTGGACTGGACGGCCAGCGAACTGCTCTCTCGCACCGTGCACGTGAAGAATCTGGACGTGCGCGGTGTGGACTACACCGTCACCAAGGTGGTCGAGCCCGCGCCCAAACCCGAGCCGAGCGAGCCGTTTTCCCTGCCGGATGCAATCGACCTGCCGGTGGTCGTCCAGATCGACCGGGTCGCGCTCGACGATATATCCGCCATCACCGCGCCCGAGGCCGAGCCGTTCGTCGTCGATACGGCTCGCCTGGTCAATGCTCGCCTGGACGGCGAGGACTGGAAGATCGAATCGTTGACCGGTCATGGGCCCATGTTCGATATCGATGCCGGTGCCCGGCTGGATCCGCGCGGGCGCTATGCCACCAATCTCAACCTGAACGCGGCGCTGCGCCTGCCGGACCTGGCGCCGATCAAGGCAGACGCCGAAATCAAGGGCGATCTGTCCGATCTGGGCATTCAGGCCAATGTGCAAGCGCCGTACAACCTGGCGCTCAAGGCCCAGCTCAAAAACGCGCTGGACAAGCCCACGATCGACGCCACCGTGAAGCTCGACGACACACGTATCCAGAATATCCGCCAGGACCTGCCCGTCGCCGCGATCACCACGACCGTCGACGCAAAAGGGTCGGTGGACGATCTGGCGGTCACCCTGGCCGCGGATGCCGACAGTGCTGACTACGGCAAGGCCACGGTCGATGCGCTGATCCATTACACTCCGGCTGCGGTCATCGTGGACCGGCTGAGTCTGACCAGCCCGGACATGCCCGGCAGCCTAGCGGCCAAGGGTCAGGTGGCGCTCGCGCAGGGCAACGCCATGGATCTGACCGTGGACTGGTCGAAGCTGCAATGGCCGCTCAAGGGTGATCCGGCCTACCGATCGGCCAAGGGGCAGGTGCGGCTCACCGGCGAGATGACCGACTACAAGCTGGCGACCGAGCTGGCCTGGCAGGTCGTCGGTCAGACCGAGGGCCAGCTGAGTCTCGACGGCAGCGGCACGATGGAGGCCTTCGATCTCGCCAATCTGTCCATCAGCGGCGGACCCGGCGATATCAGCGGCCAGGCGCAGGTACGCTGGGCGCCGGCGCTGGATGTGACTGCCCATCTGGAAGGCAGTCATATCAATCCGGGCGCGATCGTGGCCGATGTGCCGGGCGATTTCAGCCTGCTTGCCGATGTGCGCGCGCGCCAGGACGGCGACACGCTCACAGCGGACGTCGACAAACTCACGGCCAACGGTCGCCTGCGTGGCCAGCCTCTGCGCCTGAACGCGAAAGCGCAGTATCTCGGGGACCATGTACAGGTCGACGATTTCACCCTCGTCTCGGGCGCGACCACGGCCAAGATCGGGGGGCGGTTCGGCTGGACACCGGATGCCGCACTGGACGGACGCTGGGATATCGACTCCACCGACCTGTCCACGGCCTGGCCGACGCTGGCCGGCCGGCTGACGACCCGCGGCACCGTCAAGGGCCGCGTCTCGGCGCCGAACGTCAATGCCACGCTCGATGCGAACGATATCGCCTTTGAGCAGAACAAGGTTTCCCGCGCCTCGCTGGATGCCAAGGTCGACTGGTCGGGCAATACGCGCTCGAACGTTGATCTCAAGATCGCCGGCGTGGAGGCGGCCGGGCAGGCGATCGACGACGTGGCGTTGACCATGAACGGCACGCCGTCTGCACACGCGATCACGGCGAGCCTCGACAGCGATATCGCCAAGGCCGATCTCGCCCTCGACGGTGGCCTGAACAAGCAGAGCATGAACTGGCGCTTCACGCTCAACCGGCTGACGGCCGCCTATGAAAAGCTGGCGCCGCTCACACTGGCCGCCCCTGCATCCGGGCGGGTCTCGGCGAGCGCCCAATCGATCGACAATGCCTGCCTGACTTCGGGCGGTTCGCGGGTGTGTCTGCGCGGCTCGCACGATGACCGGGCCAGCGTGGCTCATGTCGAACTCGACGAGTTCGCCTACGACTATGCCAAGCCGTTCTTTCCAGAGAATCTGGATATCGCCGGCGCGATCTCGGGCACGATCGACGCGCGTCTGCCGGCAGCCGGCAACCCGGTCGTGAATGCCGCGCTGACCACCAGCGCCGGGTATGTCGACATGACCCAGCCCGACGAGAGCGTGGTGCGCGTGGTCTCAATGGAACCCGGCCGCATCGCGCTGAGCATGAACGATGCCGGCCTGGACGGATCGGTGAATCTGCCGTTGGCCGAAACCGGTGGCCTGCAGGCCGACGTGCGCGTGGGTGGCGGAGCCGAGCCGTTGACCGAACGGGCGCTGTCGGGCCAGGTCAAGCTGGATGTCACCAGCCTGGCGGTTCTGGAAAAGCTTTCGCCGGAGGTCGATGAGATCAACGGCGGGATACAAGGCGACCTGCGTCTGGACGGTACGCTGGCTCGGCCCAATGTGCTGGGTAACCTGGCGCTCGACGCCTCGCGCATCGTGCTGGTGACCCCGGGCCTGGTGTTGTCGAAAGTGCGCGTCGCGGCCACCGGTCGCGGCGATACCATCGATATCGACGCAGCGGCGACCTCCGGTGGTGGTCAGCTGACCGCCAACGGGGCCATCGCGCTCAACGACAACGGCCAGGATGTGGATCTCACCATCCAGGGTGAGCGCTTCCAGGTGGTCAACATTCCCGATGCGGTGGCCTATGTCAGCCCCGATCTGAAAGTGGCCGTGACGCCCGATCGTATCGACGTGGGCGGCAGCGTCACGATTCCCGAGGCCGCGATCACGCCGCGCGATCTACCGGCCTCCGGCGTGACGACGGTGTCCAGCGACCAAGTGGTGGTCGAGCCGAACGGCAGCGAGCCGGCGTCCGAGGCCGTCTCTCGTGCCATTCATGCCGATGTGAAGGTCATTCTCGGCGACAAGGTCCGTATCGATGGCTTCGGGCTGACGGCCAATCTGACCGGCGATCTGCGTGTGGTGCAGCAGCCGGGCGAAGCGCCGACGGGCAGCGGCGAAATACAGATCGTCGATGGCGCCTACCGCGCCTATGGCCAGAGCCTGGACATTCAGGAGGGCCGTATCCTGTTTGCCGGCGGCCCGGTAAGCTCGCCGGGGCTGGATATCAAGGCCGCGCGCTATCCCAACGAGGATGTCACCGTCGGCGTACAGGTACGGGGCCCGATCAGTCAGCCGACGCTGACGCTGTTCTCGGATCCCGGAATGAGCCAGTCGCAGCAGTTGTCTTGGCTGTTGCTGGGGCGGCCGCTGGATGGTGCCAACAGTCAGCAGGCCAGCCTGGTCGCACGCGCGGCGCTGGCGCTGGGCAGCAGCCGCGGCAATCGTATTCTCAACGATGTCGGCGACCGCCTCGGCGTGGACGAAATCGGAATCGGCGCAGGGGCCGGGGAAGGCAGCGATCAGGCCGCGTTCACGGTCGGCAAGTACTTGTCGCCGAAGCTGTATGTCAGCTATGGCATCGGCCTGTTCGAACCGGTCTCGACACTGTCGATGCGCTATACGCTGTCTTCACGCTGGCGGCTGGAAACCTCGTCGAGCGGCGTGGCCACCGGCGGCGATATCATTTATTCGATCGATCGCTAA
- a CDS encoding autotransporter assembly complex family protein: MVRRILPLALVCVLIHPAIADTVNVRIRGVDDPLLENVRKSLSVADKHEKPWAAGQIRRLYRLAPNEIKTALEPYGYYNPTIETDLVEPEGDSKTWHATFAIKHGPATRVTEVTLGVNGPGDELSDIQEALRTTRLAKGKRLIHADYTATKTALYNAAYEAGYLDAHFTESAIRVNPSDNTARIDLVMDTGERYYFGDVTFDQDVLNDDLAQRFVPFSAGQPFNAERLVDLQLLLGDTDYFNEIEISAPRGKADREAPIDDWLFDILYPPEDPLVSVGRLQIPVTVKAAPSKSQSYKLSGGYGTDTGPRVGAGVKFRHLNKRGHQFSTDLRLSAVKQSLQSSYDIPIQNVAQDKLSFTAKLANEEFGDITSINYGLGVVRDTGWSLGRKRAYFNAERETYDLGDGAGNRTSTLLYPGYTITLQKADNLLDTRKGVSASLDVHGASKTLGSSTDFIQAKLSGNAVLPLTSRSRLLLRSQFGATEVSDFDKLPPSQRFFTGGDRTVRGYSYQSISPTNDDLEDIGGQYLAVGSVETDYRVYKQFGVAAFFDAGDVANDIGSFDFKRGVGIGFRYASPVGMIRLDLAHPLDDPDSNFRIHFSLGPDL, encoded by the coding sequence ATGGTCCGGCGCATCCTGCCGCTGGCTCTGGTCTGCGTGCTGATTCATCCGGCAATCGCCGATACCGTGAACGTGCGTATCCGTGGTGTGGACGATCCCCTGCTCGAAAACGTCCGCAAGTCGCTGTCGGTGGCTGACAAGCACGAAAAGCCATGGGCCGCGGGCCAGATCCGTCGCCTCTACCGGCTGGCGCCCAACGAGATCAAGACCGCGCTGGAGCCCTACGGCTACTACAACCCCACGATCGAGACCGATCTGGTTGAGCCCGAAGGCGACAGCAAGACATGGCACGCCACGTTCGCCATCAAGCACGGCCCGGCCACCCGGGTCACCGAAGTCACCCTGGGCGTCAACGGCCCCGGCGACGAGCTGTCCGATATCCAGGAAGCGTTGCGAACCACCCGGCTGGCCAAGGGCAAGCGGCTCATTCACGCTGACTACACCGCTACCAAGACCGCGCTTTACAACGCCGCCTACGAGGCCGGTTATCTGGATGCGCATTTCACCGAGTCGGCGATCCGCGTCAATCCGAGCGACAACACCGCCCGGATAGATCTGGTCATGGACACCGGTGAACGCTATTACTTTGGCGATGTCACGTTCGATCAGGACGTACTCAACGACGATCTGGCCCAGCGTTTCGTGCCGTTTTCCGCCGGTCAGCCGTTCAACGCCGAGCGCCTGGTGGATCTCCAGCTGTTGCTGGGCGATACCGACTATTTCAACGAGATCGAGATCTCCGCGCCGCGGGGCAAGGCTGACCGCGAGGCTCCGATCGACGACTGGCTGTTCGATATTCTGTACCCGCCGGAGGATCCGCTGGTCAGTGTCGGCCGGCTGCAGATCCCGGTGACGGTCAAGGCCGCGCCGAGCAAATCGCAGAGCTACAAGCTGTCTGGGGGCTACGGTACCGATACCGGGCCACGCGTGGGTGCCGGCGTGAAGTTCCGTCATCTCAACAAGCGCGGCCACCAGTTCTCGACCGATCTGCGGCTGTCGGCGGTCAAGCAGAGCCTGCAGTCGTCCTACGACATTCCGATCCAGAACGTCGCCCAGGACAAGCTCAGCTTCACCGCCAAGTTGGCCAACGAGGAGTTCGGGGATATCACCTCGATCAACTACGGCCTGGGTGTCGTGCGCGACACCGGCTGGTCGCTGGGGCGTAAACGGGCCTATTTCAACGCCGAACGGGAAACCTACGATCTCGGCGACGGCGCCGGCAATCGTACGTCGACCCTGCTCTACCCGGGCTACACGATCACGCTTCAGAAGGCCGACAACCTCCTGGATACACGCAAGGGCGTGAGTGCGTCGCTGGACGTTCACGGGGCCAGCAAGACGCTCGGTTCCAGTACCGATTTCATCCAGGCCAAGCTGTCGGGTAACGCCGTATTGCCGCTGACCTCACGGTCGCGCCTGCTGCTGCGCAGCCAGTTCGGTGCCACCGAGGTCAGTGATTTCGACAAGCTACCGCCGTCGCAGCGCTTTTTCACCGGCGGCGATCGCACGGTGCGCGGTTATTCGTATCAGTCGATCAGCCCCACCAACGACGATCTCGAAGATATCGGCGGCCAGTATCTGGCGGTCGGCAGTGTCGAGACCGACTATCGCGTCTACAAGCAGTTCGGGGTGGCGGCCTTTTTCGATGCCGGCGATGTCGCCAACGATATCGGCAGCTTCGATTTCAAGCGCGGCGTGGGCATCGGTTTTCGTTATGCCTCGCCGGTGGGCATGATCCGACTGGATCTGGCGCACCCGCTGGATGACCCGGACAGCAACTTCCGTATCCATTTCAGTCTTGGCCCCGACCTTTGA